In Citrus sinensis cultivar Valencia sweet orange chromosome 4, DVS_A1.0, whole genome shotgun sequence, one DNA window encodes the following:
- the LOC102628862 gene encoding 50S ribosomal protein L10, chloroplastic has translation MEVSLLSLSSSQNLTLKPSTNPLFHFHPSKRSKPPPTHIRAAISRTKKEETVDTVKTHLENCHLIAAIKYKGFTVKQFQDLRRSLPENTKLIVAKNTLVYKAIEGTQWEALKPCMSGMNAWLFVHTEEIPAAIKPYRNFQKEKKLEENDFAGAVFEGKFYAPGDFKALESMPTRAEIYAKLLGALQGPAIGLVGTLQAPARDLLMVLKAYAKKLEDESGQ, from the coding sequence ATGGAAGTTTCTCTCCTTTCTTTATCTTCCTCTCAAAACCTAACCCTAAAACCAAGCACTAACCCACTTTTCCATTTCCACCCTTCAAAACGCAGCAAACCACCACCAACCCACATCAGGGCCGCCATTTCCAGGaccaagaaagaagaaacagtTGACACTGTCAAAACCCATCTCGAAAATTGCCATTTAATTGCTGCTATCAAGTACAAAGGCTTCACTGTTAAGCAATTTCAAGATTTGAGACGGTCATTGCCAGAAAACACTAAGCTTATTGTGGCTAAAAACACTCTTGTCTATAAAGCCATTGAAGGGACCCAATGGGAAGCTCTGAAGCCTTGCATGAGTGGAATGAATGCTTGGCTTTTCGTTCACACTGAGGAGATTCCTGCGGCTATTAAGCCGTACAGGAACTTtcagaaagagaagaaattggaagaaaatgattttgctGGGGCGGTTTTTGAAGGCAAGTTTTATGCGCCTGGTGATTTTAAAGCTTTGGAGAGTATGCCCACGAGAGCTGAGATTTATGCTAAGTTGTTGGGGGCATTGCAGGGGCCGGCTATTGGATTGGTGGGGACTTTGCAGGCTCCGGCTAGAGATTTGCTGATGGTTTTGAAGGCGTATGCGAAGAAGTTGGAGGATGAGAGTGGGCAATAG